The genomic segment GTCACATCGAAGGACGATGCGAGGAATGCGCTCGAAAAGGCCCTTCCCCCTGAAGACGACAAGATCGAAGTCATCGGTCCCCTCGATCTCTCAGGGAAGACCGCCCGCGCCTATAAAATGATCCTGAAATCGCAGGCAAGAGAAAGGCTTCGTCACTATGCCAAGGAGTTCCTCATGAACCTGAAGCGGGAAAAGGGGATGCGGGTCATCGCTGACGTCGACCCTATATCACTCTAGGGTGTTTCCCGGTTCTCAATATAATTCTCGCACGCTCGATGTCTTTCATGATGCTTGCCTTCAAGGTGGGGATATCGGGGAAGGTCTTCTCATCCCTTATGCGGTCGATAAAGTGGACCCTGAGAACCCTCCCGAGGATACGCTCCGAGAAATCGAAGATATGGATTTCGTAGCTCATCTCCGCATTGCCGAAGGTAGGGTTCTTCCCGATGTTCGCCACTCCGTCGAGAAGGGCCCCTTCATATCCCACCTTGACCGCATAAACCCCTTCTCTCGGGACAAGGTCGTTTCCCGTAGCAATATTCGCCGTCGGCACATTGAGGAGACGCCCTCCCCTGCCGGCACCCGGTATGACCTTCCCTTCAATCATGTAGGGCCGTCCGAGAAACCATGATGCCTCGCATACCCTTCCCCTGCCGAGAAGACTCCTCACCCTGCTGCTGCTCACGACGTCACCGCACAGCCGCGCACTCC from the Thermodesulfovibrionales bacterium genome contains:
- a CDS encoding bifunctional riboflavin kinase/FAD synthetase; this translates as MILIRGLEGLKEKYRDVILTIGNFDGVHRGHQKIFSSVVERARDVNGTAMAITFEPHPVRVLFPERGLRVLSSFEEKSRLMEHFGIDVLLCITFTKEFANTEPDDFLREVITEKIGAREVVVGHNYSFGKGKRGTPEILRRRGKKYGFSVKVVRSARLCGDVVSSSRVRSLLGRGRVCEASWFLGRPYMIEGKVIPGAGRGGRLLNVPTANIATGNDLVPREGVYAVKVGYEGALLDGVANIGKNPTFGNAEMSYEIHIFDFSERILGRVLRVHFIDRIRDEKTFPDIPTLKASIMKDIERARIILRTGKHPRVI